A window of Lepidochelys kempii isolate rLepKem1 chromosome 1, rLepKem1.hap2, whole genome shotgun sequence contains these coding sequences:
- the TMEM121B gene encoding transmembrane protein 121B produces MHRAVSNQRSGSSSSSSSGSFQPPPPPAHPAADLQPLFLGGRSRRVSGSSSGSARARSSSSSSGGEEEEESISKPLVPAPAAPAPAASSPASSSSSSGCSMTAGELYGGAGPAGGAAAATAGGLLWPGGGSGGSRWGYKALSLVLLLGQGALLDLYLIAVTDLYWCSWIATDLVLAAGWGIFFCRNSRARRRERPPPGHPPPPPLHPLLLHPPHGGRGAGRAGGPLRGGDFAYAHLAWLIYSIAFTPKAALILGTSILELIELRLPLGITGFRVTLALSAPLLYCLLRAIGPDGAGQLLLPAQPPPQHRAAAAFLATCLDLLDSFTLLELVLQPGRPAPLPGPLRYLLIAVYFLCLASPVLWLYELSAARPPGAARLALHLLLPAGLLDAPLLALRCLLLLRYQQPLSVFMLKNLFFLACRGLEAMETCCLLRPAAGGAKYSAAPGPGPGVAQLSHCISENDVGPHGYVNTLAVGAQN; encoded by the coding sequence ATGCACCGAGCTGTCTCCAACCAGCGCTcgggttcctcctcctcctcctcctccggctccttccagccgccgccgccccctgctcaccccgccgccgacctgcagcccctcttcCTGGGCGGCCGCAGCCGGCGCGTGTCGGGCTCCAGCTCGGGCTCGGCCCGggcccgcagcagcagcagcagcagcgggggcgaggaggaggaggagagcatcAGCAAACCCCTGGTGCCGGCCCCGGCCGCGCCGGCCCCCGCCGCCTCCTCCCcggcctccagcagcagcagctcgggCTGCAGCATGACGGCGGGGGAGCTGTACGGGGGCGCGGGCCCggccgggggggcggcggcggccaCCGCCGGAGGGCTGCTGTGGCCGGGCGGGGGCTCCGGCGGGTCGCGCTGGGGCTACAAGGCGCtgtccctggtgctgctgctggggcagggcgCGCTGCTGGACCTTTACCTGATCGCCGTCACCGACCTCTACTGGTGCAGCTGGATCGCCACCGACCTGGTGCTGGCGGCCGGCTGGGGCATCTTCTTCTGCCGCAACAGCCGGGCCCGGCGCCGGGAGCGCCCCCCGCCGGgtcaccctccgcccccgccgCTGCACccgctgctgctgcaccccccgCACGGCGGCCGGGGcgcgggccgggctgggggcccCCTGCGGGGCGGGGACTTCGCCTACGCGCACCTGGCCTGGCTGATCTACTCCATCGCCTTCACCCCCAAGGCGGCGCTGATCCTGGGCACCTCCATCCTGGAGCTGATCGAGCTGCGCCTGCCGCTGGGCATCACCGGCTTCCGCGTCACCCTGGCGCTCTCCGCCCCGCTGCTCTACTGCCTGCTGCGGGCCATCGGCCCCGACGGCGccggccagctgctgctgccggcccagcccccaccccagcaccgcgccgccgccgccttcCTGGCCACCTGCCTCGACCTGCTGGACAGCTTCACCCTGCTGGAGCTGGTGCTGCAGCCCGGCCGCCCGGCCCCGCTGCCCGGCCCGCTGCGCTACCTGCTCATCGCCGTCTACTTCCTCTGCCTGGCCTCGCCCGTGCTCTGGCTCTACGAGCTCAGCGCCGCCCGGCCGCCCGGCGCCGCCCGCCTGGCCCTGCACCTGCTGCTGCCCGCCGGGCTGCTGGACGCGCCGCTGCTCGCCCTgcgctgcctcctgctgctgcgcTACCAGCAGCCGCTCTCCGTCTTCATGCTCAAGAACCTCTTCTTCCTGGCCTGCCGCGGCCTCGAGGCCATGGAGACCTGCTGCCTGCTCCGCCCCGCCGCCGGGGGCGCCAAGTACAGCGCGGCCCCTGGCCCGGGGCCCGGCGTCgcccagctcagccactgcaTCTCCGAGAACGACGTGGGGCCCCACGGCTACGTCAACACCCTGGCGGTCGGCGCCCAGAACTGA